A genomic stretch from Coffea arabica cultivar ET-39 chromosome 10c, Coffea Arabica ET-39 HiFi, whole genome shotgun sequence includes:
- the LOC113714952 gene encoding floral homeotic protein DEFICIENS-like isoform X1, translating into MARGKIQIKRIENQTNRQVTYSKRRNGLFKKAHELTVLCDARVSIIMVSSTQKLHEYISPTATTKQLVDQYQKAVGVDLWSSHYEKMQEQLKKLKDVNRNLRKEIRQRMGESLNDLSYDELGFLMEDVDNSLRAIRERKYKVIGNQIETHKKKLRNVEEIHRNLLLELDARGEDPHYGLVDNGGGDYNPVLGYPRVLALRFQPTQPNLHSGGGSSDLTTFALLE; encoded by the exons atggCTCGTGGGAAGATCCAGATCAAGCGGATAGAGAATCAAACCAACAGGCAAGTGACCTACTCTAAGAGAAGAAACGGGCTGTTTAAGAAAGCTCATGAGCTCACCGTCCTGTGCGATGCTAGAGTTTCCATCATCATGGTCTCCAGTACCCAGAAGCTTCATGAATACATCAGTCCCACGGCCAC GACAAAGCAGTTGGTTGATCAGTATCAAAAGGCTGTAGGGGTTGATCTTTGGAGCTCCCACTATGAG AAAATGCAAGAGCAATTGAAGAAGCTAAAGGACGTGAATAGAAATCTTCGTAAGGAGATCAG GCAGAGGATGGGGGAGAGTTTGAATGATCTGAGTTATGATGAGCTCGGTTTTCTCATGGAAGACGTGGATAATTCTCTGAGGGCCATTCGGGAGAGGAAG TATAAGGTAATTGGGAATCAGATCGAGACTCACAAGAAAAAG CTGAGGAATGTTGAAGAAATACACAGAAATCTCCTGCTTGAACTG GATGCTAGAGGAGAGGATCCACACTATGGCTTGGTTGATAACGGCGGAGGGGACTACAATCCGGTCCTTGGCTATCCTCGTGTGTTGGCATTACGCTTTCAGCCTACCCAGCCTAATCTTCACAGTGGAGGTGGAAGCTCGGATCTTACGACTTTTGCCCTGCTTGAGTAG
- the LOC113714952 gene encoding floral homeotic protein DEFICIENS-like isoform X2, whose product MARGKIQIKRIENQTNRQVTYSKRRNGLFKKAHELTVLCDARVSIIMVSSTQKLHEYISPTATTKQLVDQYQKAVGVDLWSSHYEKMQEQLKKLKDVNRNLRKEIRQRMGESLNDLSYDELGFLMEDVDNSLRAIRERKLRNVEEIHRNLLLELDARGEDPHYGLVDNGGGDYNPVLGYPRVLALRFQPTQPNLHSGGGSSDLTTFALLE is encoded by the exons atggCTCGTGGGAAGATCCAGATCAAGCGGATAGAGAATCAAACCAACAGGCAAGTGACCTACTCTAAGAGAAGAAACGGGCTGTTTAAGAAAGCTCATGAGCTCACCGTCCTGTGCGATGCTAGAGTTTCCATCATCATGGTCTCCAGTACCCAGAAGCTTCATGAATACATCAGTCCCACGGCCAC GACAAAGCAGTTGGTTGATCAGTATCAAAAGGCTGTAGGGGTTGATCTTTGGAGCTCCCACTATGAG AAAATGCAAGAGCAATTGAAGAAGCTAAAGGACGTGAATAGAAATCTTCGTAAGGAGATCAG GCAGAGGATGGGGGAGAGTTTGAATGATCTGAGTTATGATGAGCTCGGTTTTCTCATGGAAGACGTGGATAATTCTCTGAGGGCCATTCGGGAGAGGAAG CTGAGGAATGTTGAAGAAATACACAGAAATCTCCTGCTTGAACTG GATGCTAGAGGAGAGGATCCACACTATGGCTTGGTTGATAACGGCGGAGGGGACTACAATCCGGTCCTTGGCTATCCTCGTGTGTTGGCATTACGCTTTCAGCCTACCCAGCCTAATCTTCACAGTGGAGGTGGAAGCTCGGATCTTACGACTTTTGCCCTGCTTGAGTAG